The Iamia majanohamensis genome window below encodes:
- a CDS encoding formate dehydrogenase accessory sulfurtransferase FdhD — translation MAHSRTRRILVRRHDDGASRRAPDEVAVEEPLEIRLDGHVVTTTMRTPGDDHELGVGFTWAEGLLDGARLGGVRSCGLGLDARAAFNIVDVDTGGTAEPPTPRLTPTTAACGVCGVASVEDMLDRLRPLDRTVDVPVEVMLAVADRVRPAQELFSTTGGVHAACAFHPDGEPLVVREDIGRHNAVDKVVGRLHLDGRLPAADLGLFVSGRAGFEIVQKAWAAGFGTVVAVGAPTSLSVEVAHMAGITLAAFLRPGGINVYAGEPART, via the coding sequence GTGGCCCACTCCCGCACCCGGCGGATCCTGGTCCGCCGCCACGACGACGGCGCCTCCCGGCGGGCGCCCGACGAGGTCGCCGTCGAGGAGCCCCTCGAGATCCGCCTCGACGGCCACGTGGTGACCACCACCATGCGCACGCCCGGCGACGACCACGAGCTGGGGGTGGGCTTCACCTGGGCCGAGGGCCTGCTCGACGGGGCCCGCCTGGGCGGGGTGCGGTCCTGCGGGCTGGGCCTCGACGCCCGGGCCGCGTTCAACATCGTCGACGTCGACACCGGCGGCACGGCCGAGCCCCCCACGCCCCGCCTCACGCCGACCACGGCGGCCTGCGGCGTCTGCGGGGTGGCGTCGGTCGAGGACATGCTCGACCGCCTGCGCCCCCTCGACCGCACCGTCGACGTGCCGGTGGAGGTCATGCTGGCGGTGGCCGACCGCGTGCGCCCCGCCCAGGAGCTGTTCAGCACCACCGGAGGCGTCCACGCCGCCTGCGCCTTCCACCCCGACGGCGAGCCCCTCGTGGTGCGAGAGGACATCGGGCGCCACAACGCGGTGGACAAGGTGGTCGGCCGGCTCCACCTCGACGGGCGACTCCCGGCCGCCGACCTGGGCCTGTTCGTCTCCGGGCGGGCCGGCTTCGAGATCGTGCAGAAGGCCTGGGCCGCGGGCTTCGGGACCGTGGTCGCGGTGGGCGCCCCCACCTCGCTCTCGGTGGAGGTGGCCCACATGGCCGGCATCACCCTCGCCGCCTTCCTCCGCCCCGGGGGCATCAACGTCTACGCCGGCGAGCCGGCCCGGACCT